A section of the Glandiceps talaboti chromosome 8, keGlaTala1.1, whole genome shotgun sequence genome encodes:
- the LOC144438515 gene encoding polyunsaturated fatty acid 5-lipoxygenase-like has product MGSGGSHHQLRYISIRTGELPDAGTNSCVHLIFFNENDNKSDVVTPSKSFHNDFKRGEIDIYPVKIPVNFGPVTKTEVWCDAWLGDKWYVDYLKVAGKKGKDVCAFPMQRWIDSKHFVVYRNDSCLPQFAPNAEERRRELDRKKVLFQFATPIDGLPSTVIKLPRSREFTVPYQAGILKVGIKSELSKLLESLQSSNWNDLDDIKNIYGGNLKMPINPDIWKKEWYFGAQRLMGCNPIQIKLCSEIPDKFAVEDSKLQPLMENMSLNEAISQKRLFIVDHKELEDLIKPNPETVVCAPIALFFRTKEDTLEAVAIQLFQQKSEDNPVFMPSDPIYTWLVAKLFFNNADAQDHEAVSHLLYTHLVMESFALSANRQLSQSHPMFRLMAAHFEFLLAINSDGLPILMDPEGWFDDISNMRRDGAVELMRRKWKNWRLDVQGTLPNELKHRGVDDPDVLPNYYYRDDALLTYNAIKAYVSKIVNAHYDKPEKVSGDFELQAWGEELAAPQPQGFGIQGMPGNGKFSTTDDVIQVITCVIFTSSVTHASVNFNQYDQYADPLKYTIYLRRHPPKDKKPLTEKDVLTYLPDKSTQLKVMGDGQNTQYFWNREIGIL; this is encoded by the exons ATGGGTTCTGGTGGCAGTCATCATCAGCTCCGTTACATTTCCATCAGAACGGGTGAATTGCCAGATGCCGGTACCAATTCCtgtgttcatttgatttttttcaatgaaaatgataacaaaagtGATGTCGTTACCCCAAGCAAATCATTTCACAATGACTTCAAAAGAGGTGAAATCGATATATACCCTGTGAAAATCCCGGTAAATTTTGGTCCTGTCACTAAAACCGAAGTGTGGTGTGATGCATGGCTTGGTGATAAATGGTATGTCGATTACCTCAAAGTGGCCGGTAAGAAAGGAAAAGACGTGTGTGCGTTCCCAATGCAGCGATGGATTGACTCCAAGCATTTCGTTGTGTATCGAAACGACAGTTGCCTTCCTCAGTTTGCCCCCAATGCAGAAGAAAGGAGAAGAGAGCTCGATAGAAAAAAAGTACTCTTTCAGTTTGCTACACCTATTGATGGTCTGCCTTCAACG GTTATCAAGCTGCCAAGATCAAGAGAATTCACAGTTCCATACCAA GCTGGTATATTGAAGGTTGGGATTAAAAGCGAACTGTCCAAGCTGTTGGAAAGCCTGCAATCATCCAACTGGAATGATCTAGACGACATAAAGAACATTTATGGTGGAAATCTTAAGATGCCAATA AACCCAGACATATGGAAGAAGGAATGGTACTTTGGAGCGCAGAGACTCATGGGATGCAATCCTATACAAATCAAGCTATGTTCTGAAATCCCCGACAA ATTTGCTGTTGAAGATAGCAAATTACAACCATTAATGGAAAATATGTCACTCAATGAAGCTATTTCACAAAAACGTTTGTTTATCGTGGACCATAAGGAGTTAGAAGATCTGATTAAACCTAACCCAGAAACG GTTGTCTGTGCACCAATTGCTTTGTTCTTTCGGACAAAGGAAGACACGCTCGAAGCCGTGGCGATTCAACTCTTCCAGCAGAAGAGCGAAGATAATCCG GTATTCATGCCAAGTGATCCTATATATACATGGTTGGTGGCCAAGCTGTTTTTCAACAATGCTGATGCACAGGACCACGAAGCTGTATCTCACCTGTTGTACACTCATCTGGTGATGGAGAGTTTTGCTTTGTCAGCAAATCGACAGTTGTCACAATCCCATCCTATGTTCAGACTTATGGCTGCCCACTTTGAGTTTCTGTTGGCAATCAACAG TGACGGTCTACCCATTCTCATGGATCCCGAGGGTTGGTTCGATGACATATCAAACATGCGTAGAGACGGTGCCGTTGAACTAATGCGTCGAAAGTGGAAAAATTGGCGATTAGATGTACAAGGCACACTTCCAAACGAGTTGAAGCATCGTGGAGTGGATGACCCGGATGTGTTACCGAACTACTACTACCGTGATGATGCTCTGTTGACCTACAACGCCATAAAGGCTTACGTTTCTAAAATTGTGAATGCCCATTATG acaaGCCTGAAAAGGTGAGCGGTGACTTCGAGCTGCAGGCGTGGGGTGAAGAACTTGCTGCCCCTCAACCACAGGGATTTGGCATTCAG GGTATGCCAGGAAATGGAAAATTCTCAACGACTGATGATGTGATACAAGTTATCACGTGTGTCATATTTACTAGCAGTGTAACTCACGCATCTGTAAACTTCAACCAATATGACCAATATGCCGACCCTCTGAAGTACACGATTTATCTACGAAGACATCCACCAAAGGATAAG AAACCGTTAACTGAGAAAGACGTGTTGACATATCTACCAGACAAATCAACACAGCTGAAGGTTATGGGTGATGGCCAAAATACTCAGTACTTTTGGAACAGAGAAATTGGGATACTTTGA
- the LOC144438432 gene encoding uncharacterized protein LOC144438432, producing the protein MADSNLRAIFSDIMQKLVDMYNAGDMKGIAEYYTEDCKIMAPGKETEFGRKAAEELHVKLKSEGGAKINFKIEECGGIEDGKTAYIRGIFEMVKEDDSIADVGKVLTIWEKVDGEYKVKIDCFNGNK; encoded by the exons ATGGCTGACTCTAATTTGAGAGCTATTTTCTCTGACATTATGCAAAAGTTAGTGGACATGTACAATGCAGGTGACATGAAGGGTATTGCTGAGTATTACACCGAAGATTGTAAGATTATGGCACCTGGCAAAGAAACAGAATTCGGGCGTAAAG CTGCCGAGGAACTTCATGTCAAACTGAAGTCTGAGGGTGGTGCAAAGATTAACTTCAAAATAGAAGAGTGTGGAGGGATTGAAGATGGGAAAACAGCATATATACGAGGAATCTTTGAAATGGTTAAAGAGGATGACTCTATAGCTGACGTTGGCAAAGTTCTTACTATATGGGAGAAAGTCGACGGAGAGTACAAAGTGAAAATAGACTGCTTCAATGGCAAcaagtga